DNA from Amycolatopsis sp. DSM 110486:
CGTAGCCGGTCGAGCCGCCGTAGTTCACGGCCACCACGCCGATGCCGCGGCTGGTGAAGTACGCGATCGTCAGGTCCAGCGCCGCGTCGCTGCGCCCGGTCGGCCCGCCGTGCACGTGGACCAGGAACGGCGGCCGCTCACCCTCGGGACCGGTGAAGTCCGGGTTCCGCGGCCCGAACACGAATGCCGGGATCCGCGAACCGTCCGCCGCGGCGAACACGCGCTCCTGCGGCACCGGCAGGTAGTCCGACGACGGCAGGTCGGCCGGCTGCGGCGTCAGCGCCGTCCACGTACCCGCCTCGAGATCCACCCGCACCACGGCGCTCTCGCGATCCGCGCCCCCGGCGATCCCCGCGACACCACCCGGCACCGTGGCCAGCCCCGACGTCGACCACACGCTCAGCTCCGGCACCACCGGCGTCACCGAACCGGCGTGCTCGTCGAGCACCGCCAACCCGTCCTCCGTGAGGACGGCGTGCCGCCCGCCGCCGAGCGGGGCGAACCAGCTCGCGCCGAGCTTCCACATCGCACCGCCGATCTCCTGCTCCACCGGTGCGAGGTTCACCACCGACCCGTCGAGCCCGACGCGGTGCAGGTTCCACCAGCCGTCCGGGTCCAGCAGCGCCAGCAGCCGGTCCGGCGTCTCCCACTCCAGCTGGCAGACCGCCACGTCAGTGCCACCGGCCAGCACGCGGGCCTCACCGAACACCCCGTCGCCGTCCACGGGCGCGACGAACAGCTCCGTGCCGTCCCACGGCATCGCCGGGTGGTCCCACGCGAGCCACGCCGCGTGCGCGCCGTCGGGCGAGAGCTGCGGCGCCGTGAAAAAGCGGTGCCCCTCCACGAGCACCCGCTCGGCACCGCCCGCGAGGGGGATGGCCACGAGCTCGCGGGAAATGTCCGTGCGGCGCGGCCCGGTGCTGCGCTCGCGCACCGCCCACACTTCGCCGGCGCGGCCTGCGCGGAGATCGCTGTAGCGCACGCCCTGCGACTCGGCCGGCTCCGGCGTCAGCGGCGTCACCTCACCGGCGACGGACGCGTACACCCGCTGATCGGCCCAATGGGTGAAAACCACGACGGCACCGATCGCGACCCACGGGCGGCCGCCGTACTCGTGCACCCGGTTGCGGACGTTCCACGGCGCGGGCACCACGTCCTCGACCCCGCCACCCGGCACCGCGCGCACGAGCGCCACGCGGCCACCTTCGGCCGGTCGGGCCTCGGCCCACCACAGTTCGTCACCCACGGTCGCCGGCCACTGTGCGCCACCTCCCGCGGCCGCCACGTCCGCCGCCGAAACGGGTGAGGTCCAGGTTCCGTATGCAGAGATCTGTGGCACCCGGAAAGCCTAACGGCGATCCGCTGCGTGTCCGCACCCGCACGCACCGCACCGAAATCCCGATCAACCAGGGGCGGCGGATGCCGATCAAGCGACCGTGGCCTAGGGTCGGGGGTGCTATGTCTCGCGTAATCCACGTCTTCCGCAAGCCCGACCGGTTCGTCGCCGGAACGGTCGGCGAGCCCGGCGATCGCACGTTCTACCTCCAGGCGTCGGAAGATGTCCGGACGGTCAGCGTGACGATCGAGAAACAGCAGGTCGTCGTTCTCGCCGAACGCCTCGGCTCCCTTCTGGAGGAGGTCGCCAGCCGCTTCGGCGCGGACGTGCCCACCGACGTCCCCGACGACCAGCTCGACGTCGACCCCCTCACGGTCCCCGTCGAGGAGGAGTTCCGCGTCGGCACCATGGGTCTCGGCTGGGACGCCGACTCCAGCGCCGTCGTGATCGAGCTCCTCGCGATCACCGAGGGTGAGGTCGACGAGACCGTGGTCCTCGACGACACCGAAGAGGGTCCCGACGCCGTGCGCGTGTTCCTCACCCCGGTCGGCGCCCGCGCCTTCGCCGAGCGCGCCGACCGCGTCGTCAACGCCGGGCGCAAGCCGTGCCCGCTGTGCGGCGAGCCGCTCGACTCGACCGGGCACATCTGCCCGCGGCAGAACGGCTACCGCCGCGACGTCGACGTGGCCGAGGACTGAGGGCGCCGGTGGCCAGCACTCCGCCGGAGCCGACGGACCCCGCTGCGCGCGAGTTCGTCACCCACGGCCGCATCGACGTCGAGGGCCGGCTCGTCGACGCCTCCAACGTCACCCTGTTCTGCGCGATCGAGCTCGACGGCGTCACCGGCCGTGTGGTCTACAAGCCGGTGTCGGGGGAGCGGCCGCTGTGGGACTTCCCCGACGGCACCCTCGCCGGCCGTGAGGTCGCGACCGCGATGATCGCCGACGCGTCCGGCCTCGGCACCATCCCGCCCACGGTCCTGCGCGACGGCCCGTTCGGGCCCGGCATGGTCCAGCTGTGGGTGGAGACCGCCGAGGACGACGACGTCGTCGACGTCTGCGCCCCCGACGAGGTCCCCGAAGGCTGGCGCACCGTGCTGCACGCCCACGACCGCCTCGGTGACCCGGCGGTGCTGGTGCACGCCGACCACCCCGGGATGCGTGAGCTGGCGGTGCTCGACGTCATCGTGAACAACACCGACCGCAAGGGCGGGCACCTGCTCGCGGGCACCGACGGCCGTGTCTACGGCGTCGACCACGGCATCTGCCTGCACACCGACCCGAAGCTGCGGACCGTGCTGTGGGGCTGGATCGGCGAGCGACTCGGGGACGACACCGCGGAGAAGTTGCGCAAGCTGCGGTCCGACCTCGACGGCAAGCTCGGCGCCGACCTCGGCGAGCACATCACCACCTTCGAGGTCCGCGCGCTCTCACAGCGCGCCGACTTCCTGCTCGCCGAAGGCGTCTTCCCCGAACCCGGCGACGACTGGCGCGCGATCCCCTGGCCGCTCTTCTGAGCGACTCGCTGGACACCGCGGCCCGCGCCCGGCTGGTCGACCGGTTCGGCGCGGGCGTCGGACCGTGGTGCGACGCACTGCCCGACCTCGTCGCGCGCCTGGCGCAGCGCTGGAACCTCACGGTCCGGGAAGCGCGCCCGGGCAACACCGGCCGGACGCTGCTGTGCGACGGCCCCGATGGTCCCCATGTCCTGAAGCTGTGCCCCGATCCCGGGATCGCCCAGGCCGAAGCCACGGCTTTGCTGGCGTGGGCCGGTCTGCCGCGGGTCGTGCAGCTGCTCGACACCGACCTCGCCGCAGGTGCGATCCTGCTCGAAGGCCTCGTGCCCGGCACGACCCTGACCGGCACCGAAATTCCCTGGGACGAGGTCCGCGACCTGCTCGGCCAGCTCCACGAGGTCGCGGCGGACGGCCCGTTCCCGACCCAGCTCGAGCGCGTCCACGCGATGTTCGACCTCGCCGAACGCCGGCTGCGCGGCAGCAGGGCGGAAGAGCACCTGCCGCTCGACGTGCTGCACGCCGGACGCACCCGCGCCGAAACCCTCGCCACGACCGGTCCCGTCGCCCTCGTCCACGGCGACCTGCACCCCGGCAACGTCCTCGACGCCGGCCCGGCCCGCGGCATCGTCGCGATCGACCCCCGCCCGTGCGTCGGCGACCCCGCTCTCGACGGCGTCGACTGGGCGTTCCTCCCGCTCGCCGACGGCGGCACGCTCGACGATGGCCTCGCCCGGCTGCCCGACCCCGACCGCACCCGCGCGTGGTGCGTCGCGCTCGCCCCGCTGATGGCGATGGGACCCCTGCGCCGTACCGGCCCGACGCCCTTCACCGACGCGGTCCTCGCGCTCCTGCCTTAACGAGTGTGGCGCTCGTCACTGTTCGGCCCCGGGTTCAACCGCCGCCGCCCCGGGCCCCGTGTCGCGGGGAGCCGCGCGCGCACGCGCCGGCTCCCGCTGCCGAAGGACTGACATGACCGCAACGAAGGCTCCCGGCGCGATGACCCGCGAGATGCGCATGGTGCACACCGCGCTGCGCCGCGAGTTCGGGCTGATGCCGAAGCTGATCGCCGGCGTCGCCGAAGGGGACACGCAGCGCGCCGCGCTCGTCGCCGACCACCTCGGGCTCGTCAGCACGATCCTGCACCACCACCATCACGCCGAAGATCTCGAGATCTGGCCCAACCTGCTCGAACGCTGCCCCGCCGACGTCGCCCCGCTCGTGTACGGCATGGAGCGCCACCACGAACGCATCGCGTTCCTCGGCGTCGACCTCACCGACGCCGTCGCGGCCTGGCGCGCCGAGCCGAACACCGCGCACCGCGACGCCGTGCTGGCCGTCCTCGACCCGCTGATCGCCGTGCTGAACGAACACCTCGGCGCGGAAGAGGACTACGTGCTCCCGCTCATCGAACAGCACATCACCGCCGCGGAGTGGGACACCATGGTCGCCCAGGGCGCGGCCGAGCTCCCCGCCGAGAAGCTCCCGCTCGTGCTCGGGATCATGATGTACGAAGGCGACCCCGGCGCCGTCCAGGACGCACTTGGCAACCTGCCCGCCGAAGCCCGCGACACCGTCGCCGAGCTGGCGCCGCGCCTGTACGCGGACCTCGCCGAAACCCTCCACGGCACCCGCACCCCGCCGAAGGAATCCACGCCGGCCCGCTGAACCGGCACGTCACGGCCACACGTCACGGCCACAGGAGCGGCACCGCCTTCTCCAGTGCCCAGCCGATGACCACGAACCAGCCGGCGATCCACACGAACGCCGGGATCGAGGTGAGCTCCGCGAGGCCGGCCGCGTCGTCGGTGTGGTGCCGCAGGCCGTGGCGCACCCGGTTGGACACGAGCGCGGCCAGCCCGCCGATCTCGCTGGTGAGCAGCAGCCACGTCTCGCCGTACGCGACCGCGTTCTGCACCCACCCCGGCGCCGTCCGCCAGACGGTGAAAGTGACCATCCCGAGCGCGACGACCGCGACGAAGGTGATCAGGTCGCGCGTGACCACCAGCACGAGCACCATCACCAGCGTGGTGAGCGCGAGGACGGCGGGCGCGTAGCCGTGCCGCAACAGCCCGGCGGCACCGAGCCCAGCCAGCGACGGCATCGCGTACCCGGCCACGCTGGTCAAGGTCCGCGACCACAGCGATCGCGTCCACGACCACGTGGCGCCGCTGTCGGCGCTGGTGATCGCGATCCGGTACACCCCACCGCCGGTGACGACGCTCGCGAGCGCGTGCCCGCTCTCGTGGAACACCGTCCCCAGCACGTTCGCGCGCCCGATCAGCAGATCCTTCTCGCTCGTCAGGAACGCGAACGTCCCCGTCGACACCGCGGCCGCGAACAGCCCCGTCACCAGCACCAACCACTGCCCGGGCGCCTCGACCGCCTCAGTCAGCGACCCGAAGAACCCCCCACCCGCCATGACCTCGACCTCCCCTGGGAACGGCAGGAACCCGAAGAATCGCACGTGGGTACGACATTTCCGGCCCACCGAAGCGCGTCAAGGATCAGCCGCCGCCCGGCGTGGCGGCAGGACTTCACCCCACGAACCGCACTAGCGTGCTCGGCCGTGCGCTCACATTCGTACGACGACGTGCTGTCGGGTCCGCGCAAGCGGAAGATCCCCGAAGTCCCGGCCGAACGGGGGCTCGTGGTCGAAGACCCCGACAGCGGCTTTTGCGGCGCGGTCGTGAAGATCGAGTACGGCAACGTCGTCCTCGAGGATGCCAAGGGTCGCCAGCGTGTGTTCCCGCTCGGCCCCGCGGCGTTCCTGCTGGAGGGCAAGCCCGTCACGCTCGTGCCGGTCCGCGAGGCCGCCGCGCCCGTCAAGCAGGTGTCGGCGTCCGGGTCGGTGAAGGTGCAGGGTCTGCAGGCGCGCGTCGCGCGGGACTCCCGGATCTGGGTCGAGGGCAAGCACGACGCGGAGCTCGTCGAGCGCGTGTGGGGCCACGACCTGCGCGTGGAAGGCGTCGTCGTGGAACCGCTCGACGGCGTCGACGTGCTGGCCGAGAAGATCGCCGAGTTCGGCACCGGGCCCGGCCGCCGCCTCGGCGTGCTGGTCGATCACCTCGTGAAGGGCAGCAAGGAGTCGCGGCTGGTCGCACAGGTCCGCGACGAGCAGGTGCTCGTGACCGGTCACCCGTACGTGGATATCTGGCAGGCCGTGAAACCTGCCGCCGTCGGCATCCGCGCGTGGCCGGAGATCCCGCGCGGCACCGAGTGGAAGGTCGGCATCTGCGAGGCGCTCGGCTGGGGCGAGACCTATGAAGGCTGGCAACGGGTCCTGGCCGCCGTGAGCAGTTTCCGCGACCTCGAGACACCGCTCATCGGCGCCGTCGAACGGCTCATCGACTTCGTCACCGAGCCCTCGGAATGAGCACGAAATGAGCCCGGTATGCCCGGTTTCGGACAAGGTCACGCGTCGGTCACGTCGAGTCACTTGCCCGGTGCGAACCGGCGCGATCTGAGAGCATGAGCACATGGCAGCAGCATTGATCTGGCTGATCATCGGCATCGTCCTGATGATCGCGGAAGTCATCTCCGGCGACTTCGTGTTGATCATGCTCGGCATCGCCGCGCTGCTCGGCGCCGGCTCCGAAGCGATCACCGGCAACATCTTCATCGACGTCGCCGTGTTCGCCGTCAGCTCCGTCGCGCTGCTGGCGCTGGCCCGCCCCATGCTCAAGCGCCGCTTCCTCGCCGGCTCCCACACGCCCACGGGCACGGACGCGCTCATCGGCGCCCGCGCCGTCGTGGTGTCCACAGTGGACTACGACGCCGGGCAGGTGAAGATCGGGGGAGAGATCTGGTCGGCGCGCGCCGTGCACGAGTCGCACCCGCCGATCGCGCCGGGCACCAGCGTCACCGTCGTCGAAATCTCCGGCGCCACCGCCGTGGTGGACATCGTGTCGTGATCGCGAGAACTCCGGAAAACGGTACTAGGTAAGGGGAAACGCTCTTGTCCACAATTGCGATCGTCGTGGTCGCGCTCCTGATCTTGTTCGTCATCATCACGGTGGTCAAGGCGATCATGGTGGTGCCGCAGGCCCAGTCGGCGGTGATCGAGCGACTCGGCCGGTTCCGCACGGTCGCCTCGCCCGGCCTGACGTTCCTGGTGCCGTTCCTGGACAAGGTCCGCGCCCGGATCGACCTGCGCGAGCAGGTCGTCTCGTTCCCGCCGCAGCCGGTGATCACCGAGGACAACCTGACGGTCAACATCGACACCGTCGTGTACTTCCAAGTCACCGACTCGCGCGCCGCGGTCTACGAGATCTCCAACTACATCATCGGTGTCGAGCAGCTCACCACCACCACACTCCGCAATGTGGTCGGTGGCATGAGCCTGGAGCAGACGCTGACCTCCCGCGACGCGATCAACAGCCAGCTGCGCGGCGTGCTCGACGAGGCCACCGGCCGCTGGGGCATCCGCGTCGCGCGGGTCGAGCTCAAGGCGATCGACCCGCCGCCGTCGATCCAGGACTCGATGGAGAAGCAGATGCGCGCCGACCGGGAGAAGCGCGCGATGATCCTCACCGCCGAAGGTCAGCGGGAGTCGTCGATCAAGACGGCGGAAGGCCAGAAGCAGAGCCAGATCCTCTCCGCCGAAGGCCAGAAGCAGGCCGCGATCCTCGCGGCCGAGGCCGAACGGCAGTCCCGCATCCTGCGCGCGCAGGGTGAACGCGCCGCCCGCTACCTGCAGGCCCAGGGCCAGGCGAAGGCGATCGAGAAGGTGTTCGCCGCCATCAAGGCCGGCCGCCCGACGCCCGAGGTGCTCGCCTACCAGTACCTGCAGACCCTGCCGCAGATGGCGCAGGGCGACGCGAACAAGGTCTGGATGATCCCGAGCGACTACGGCAAGGCCCTCGAAGGCTTCGCCCGCGCGCTCGGCGCCCCCGGCGACGACGGCGTGTTCCGCTACGAGCCGCCGAAGGACGACACCCCCGAACGCCCCGACCTGGACGACGACGAGGTCGCCGGCTGGTTCGACACCTCGACCGACCCGAAGGTCGCCGAGGCCGTCGCCGCCGCGGAAGCCGTGGCGCGCAAGGAGGTGCCGAGCCCGCTCAACACCGCGCCGCCGCGCCGCGCCCTCGGTGGAGCGACCCCGGCACCGGAAGCCGCGGCTCCGGCGGCACCGGCGGAAGAAGAGCCGCCCGCACCGCCGGCCCCGGCCACGCCGCCGCCCAGCACGCCGCCGCCGGGTGTCCAGCAGCAGAACCCGCCGTCGCTCCCGCAGCCGCAGCCCCCGACCACGCCGCCGGGTGGCCCGTACCAGGGCCCGCCGCAGCAGTTCGGCGGCCAGCAGGGTCAGCAGGGACAGCAGGGTCCGGGCAGCGGGCCGTTCCCGCAGCAGGGCCCGTTCGGCGGACCCCAGGGCGGGCCGCCGCAGCAGCGCCGCTGACACATCACGCAAAAAGAGGGGCGCCGCACCGGATTCCGGTGCGGCGCCCCTCTTTTTGTCGCTAGCGGCGGGCGTAGACGCTGACGTCGTCGATGTTCGCCTTCGACCGGTCCGGCAGCGCGATCACACACAGGATCGTGACCACCGCGGACAACACGATGTAGATCGACACCGAGTACGGCGTGCCCGTCAGGTGCAGCAGCCAGGTCGCCAGCAGCGGCGCGGGCCCACCCGCGAACACCGACGCCAGCTGGTACCCGAGGCCGGCGCCGCCGTAACGCAGGTGCGTCGGGAAGCTCTCGCCGATCAGCGCGGCCTGCGGCCCGTACTGCATCGCGTGCGCGACCAGCGACACGATCACCGCGATGAAGATCAGGGCGTGCCCGCCGTGGCTCAGCACCGTGAAGTACGGGAACGCGATCAGCGCCGTGAGCACCGCGCCGGTCAGGTACACCCGTTTTCGGCCGATGCGGTCGGAGAGCTGGGAGAACACCGGGATCAGCACCAGCTCCGCCAACGCGCCGACGAGCACCGCGTTGAGGACGAACGTCTTGCTGAACTCAGGACGCTCCACCACGTACACGAGCACGAAGCTGGTGAACAGGTAGAACGGCATCTGCTCGCTGAAGCGCAGACCGGCTGAGAGCAGGATCTCCCGCCAGTGGTGGCGCACCGCGTCCTTCACCGGCGCCTTGGACGTCTTCTTGTTCGCCACCACCGCCGCGAACATCGGCGTCTCGAGGATCCGCAGCCGGATCACCAGCCCGATGACCACGAGCACCAGACTCAGCAGGAACGGGATCCGCCAGCCCCACGAGTCGAAGTCCTCTTTCGACAGCGTCGCCGACAGCAGCGTCATGCCACCGGTTCCGAGCACCAGGCCGACCGGCACGCCGATCTGCGCGAAGCTCGCGAGGAGCCCGCGCCTTCGCTGGTCACCCCATTCCATCGCGAGCAGCACCGACCCGCTCCACTCACCGCCGATCGCGATGCCCTGGATCAGTCGCAGCAGCACCAGGATCAACGGCGCCGCGAACCCGATCGACGCCGTCCCCGGCAGCACCCCCACCACCGCCGAGGACAGGCCCATCAGCAGGAGTGTGACGATCAGCGTCGCCTTGCGCCCCAGCCGATCGCCCCAGTGCCCGAAGATCGCCGCGCCGACCGGCCGGGCCGCGAACCCGACCGCGTAGGTGGCGAACGACTGCATCACGCCGGCGTATCCGCTCGAGGAGGGGAAGAACAGGTGCGGGAAAACAAGTGCCGCTGCCGTGTTGTAGAGGAAAAAGTCGTACCACTCGATCGTCGTGCCGATCGACCCGGCGAGCGCCGCTCGCCGCACTTGCACTCGACGGTCTCCCGTGGACGCTTGGACTGACTGGCTGACTTCGTTGTCGCCTAGAACCATGGGTGCACACCTCTCGTGACTGGCGTCACTCAATAGTGTGAGCCGTGCCCGCCTGTTTGGCGATTCCTGACGAACGATGCGGGAAGGTCGTTTCGTTCTGTCACCCTTTGTGGTCGTATTCCGCCGAAAACCACGGTCTGCGATTGTTCCGAAAAACTTCGCGATGGGATGTCGGAAACCCGTGCGCGGCTCCGTCCCCGCGGTGACAACAGACCGAAGCTCACCGGCCGGACCGACACCACCGAGGAGAACCCCGTGGACCGCAGTGAGATCACCGAGATCCTCGACCGCCCGCTCAGCCAGGAGCTGCTGGCGCGCGACCTGACCCGCCTGGCGTACGTCGCGCAGGACGGGACGCCGCGCAACGTGCCGATCGCGTTCACCTGGAGCGGCACCGAGATTGTCATGTGCACCGCCAAGAACGCGCCGAAGCTCCCGTCCCTGCGGGCCAACCCGATGGTCGCGCTCACGATCGACACCGAGGTGCACCCGCCCAAGATCCTGCTCATCCGGGGCCGCGCCGAGCTCGACGTCGTCGACGGGATCCCCGAGGAGTATCTGCAGATGAACGGCAGCTACGAGATGACCGCCGAACAGCGGGTCGAGTGGGAGGCCGAGGTCCGCTCGCTCTACGACGGCATGGTCCGCATCGTCGTGACCCCGACCTGGGCGAAGCTCATCGACTTCGAGACCACACTGCCCAGCGCCGTCGAAGAGCTGGTCAAGCAGCGCGCCGAGCGTCAGCAAGCTTGAAAACCCCAGCCGGAAAAAGTTTCGCCGCGGGATGTCGAGAACCCGCGAACGGCTGCGTCCCCGTACCGAACCCGGCCAGAATGGGCCGGACCACACCAAGGAGAACGACGATGGCCAAGTACCTGCTGCTCAAGCACTACCGCGGCGCGCCGGCCGCGGGCAACGACGTGCCGATGGACCAGTGGACCCCGGAGGAGGTCACGGCCCACATGCAGTACTTGCGTGACTTCGCGGCCAAGCTCGAAAGCACCGGCGAGTTCGTGGACAGCCAGGCGTTGTCGCAGGACGGCACGTGGGTCCGCTCCGGCGGCGAGGGCCGGCCGCCGGTCACCGACGGGCCGTTCGCGGAGACCAAGGACCTCATCGCCGGCTGGGTGATCATCGACGTCGACACCCACGAGCGCGCGGTCGAGCTCGCCGGCGAGCTGTCCGCGTCGCCGGGTGCGGGCGGGAAGCCGACCCAGGAATGGCTCGAGGTGCGCCCGTTCTACGGCGAGTGCCCCGCCATCACCGAATGACGGCACCGGTGGACGAAACCCTGCTGCGGGCCCTCACACCGGCCGTGATCGGGATCCTCGGCCGTCGCGGAGCGGATTTCGCGGCGGCCGAGGACGCGGTGCAGGAAGCCCTGGTCGAGGCGGTGCGCGTGTGGCCGGACGACCCGCCGCGCGACCCGAAGGGCTGGCTGGTCACCGTCGCGTGGCGCAAGTTCCTCGACGCCGTGCGCGCCGACTCCTCGCGGCGCCACCGCGAGCTGCGCGCCGACGAGGAGCCCGAACCCGGACCGACCGAGGTCACGGACGACACGCTGCAGCTGTATTTCCTGTGCACCCACCCGTCGCTGACCCCGGCTTCGGCCGTCGCGCTCACGTTGCGCGCGGTCGGCGGGCTGACCACGCGGCAGATCGCGCAGGCCTACCTCGTGCCAGAGGTGACGATGGGCCAGCGCATCACCCGGGCCAAGAAAACCGTGGCGGGCGTGCGCCTGAACCAGGCCGGCGACGTCGGCACGGTGCTGCGGGTGCTGTACCTGGTGTTCAACGAGGGCTACTCCGGCGACGTCGACCTCGCCGCCGAGGCCATCCGGCTCACGCGCCAGCTCGCCGCCCGGATCGACCACGAGGAGGTCGCGGGCCTGCTCGCCCTCATGCTGCTCCACCACGCCCGCCGCCCGGCGCGGACCAGCTCCGACGGCCGGCTCGTGCCGCTGGCCGACCAGGACCGCAGCCAGTGGGACACAGGCCTGATCGCCGAGGGCGTCGACATCCTGCAGGCGGCGCTCACGCGCGACCGGTTGGGCGAGTTCCAGGCCCAGGCCGCGATCGCCGCGCTGCACGCCGACGCGCAGGCGGCCGAAGAGACCGACTGGGTGCAGATCGTCGAGTGGTACGACGAGCTGGTGCGCCTCACCGACAGCCCGGTCGCCCGGCTCAATCGGGCCGTCGCGGTCGGGGAGGCCGACGGTCCCCGCGCGGGCCTGGCCGCGCTCGCTGAGCTCGACCCCGCCCTGCCCCGCCACACCGCCGCGTCGGCGTACCTCCACGAACGCGAGGGCGACCCCGCTACCGCGGCCCGGCTCTACGTCGAAGCCGCCGCGGCCGCGCCCAACCTCCCCGAACGCGAGCACCTCACCCGGCAGGCCGCCCGCCTGAACTCCCGGCTGCGCGGGTGAACGCAGCTCGGGGTCAGGCGGTCGCGTAGATGTCGCGGTAGCGCTTCAGCGCGCGGCGGGTGAGGTCGTCGCCGTCCTGTCCGGCGAAGCGGCCGGGCCGCAGCGTCTCGAGGTGGGGGACGCCGGGGTCTTCGCCGCGCAGCAACGCGGCGAGCGCCGCGGCCGACCCGGCGGCGTGCGTGACCCAGATCGCCTCCGCCAGCCACAGGCCCGCGACGTGCGCGACCGGGCCCAGCAGCGGCAGGTTGTCGGGCGTCATGGAGAACACGCCGTTGAGCCGCTCGGCCGGCGTGAAGCGCGTGGCTTCCGGCAGCAGCGCGAGCGCGGTGGCGATGGCCGGGTCGAACTGCTCCGTGACCCACGGCTGTTGGGCGGACTC
Protein-coding regions in this window:
- a CDS encoding NfeD family protein, with the protein product MAAALIWLIIGIVLMIAEVISGDFVLIMLGIAALLGAGSEAITGNIFIDVAVFAVSSVALLALARPMLKRRFLAGSHTPTGTDALIGARAVVVSTVDYDAGQVKIGGEIWSARAVHESHPPIAPGTSVTVVEISGATAVVDIVS
- a CDS encoding hemerythrin domain-containing protein, producing the protein MTATKAPGAMTREMRMVHTALRREFGLMPKLIAGVAEGDTQRAALVADHLGLVSTILHHHHHAEDLEIWPNLLERCPADVAPLVYGMERHHERIAFLGVDLTDAVAAWRAEPNTAHRDAVLAVLDPLIAVLNEHLGAEEDYVLPLIEQHITAAEWDTMVAQGAAELPAEKLPLVLGIMMYEGDPGAVQDALGNLPAEARDTVAELAPRLYADLAETLHGTRTPPKESTPAR
- a CDS encoding SPFH domain-containing protein; protein product: MAIVVVALLILFVIITVVKAIMVVPQAQSAVIERLGRFRTVASPGLTFLVPFLDKVRARIDLREQVVSFPPQPVITEDNLTVNIDTVVYFQVTDSRAAVYEISNYIIGVEQLTTTTLRNVVGGMSLEQTLTSRDAINSQLRGVLDEATGRWGIRVARVELKAIDPPPSIQDSMEKQMRADREKRAMILTAEGQRESSIKTAEGQKQSQILSAEGQKQAAILAAEAERQSRILRAQGERAARYLQAQGQAKAIEKVFAAIKAGRPTPEVLAYQYLQTLPQMAQGDANKVWMIPSDYGKALEGFARALGAPGDDGVFRYEPPKDDTPERPDLDDDEVAGWFDTSTDPKVAEAVAAAEAVARKEVPSPLNTAPPRRALGGATPAPEAAAPAAPAEEEPPAPPAPATPPPSTPPPGVQQQNPPSLPQPQPPTTPPGGPYQGPPQQFGGQQGQQGQQGPGSGPFPQQGPFGGPQGGPPQQRR
- a CDS encoding DUF3097 domain-containing protein, giving the protein MRSHSYDDVLSGPRKRKIPEVPAERGLVVEDPDSGFCGAVVKIEYGNVVLEDAKGRQRVFPLGPAAFLLEGKPVTLVPVREAAAPVKQVSASGSVKVQGLQARVARDSRIWVEGKHDAELVERVWGHDLRVEGVVVEPLDGVDVLAEKIAEFGTGPGRRLGVLVDHLVKGSKESRLVAQVRDEQVLVTGHPYVDIWQAVKPAAVGIRAWPEIPRGTEWKVGICEALGWGETYEGWQRVLAAVSSFRDLETPLIGAVERLIDFVTEPSE
- a CDS encoding prolyl oligopeptidase family serine peptidase is translated as MPQISAYGTWTSPVSAADVAAAGGGAQWPATVGDELWWAEARPAEGGRVALVRAVPGGGVEDVVPAPWNVRNRVHEYGGRPWVAIGAVVVFTHWADQRVYASVAGEVTPLTPEPAESQGVRYSDLRAGRAGEVWAVRERSTGPRRTDISRELVAIPLAGGAERVLVEGHRFFTAPQLSPDGAHAAWLAWDHPAMPWDGTELFVAPVDGDGVFGEARVLAGGTDVAVCQLEWETPDRLLALLDPDGWWNLHRVGLDGSVVNLAPVEQEIGGAMWKLGASWFAPLGGGRHAVLTEDGLAVLDEHAGSVTPVVPELSVWSTSGLATVPGGVAGIAGGADRESAVVRVDLEAGTWTALTPQPADLPSSDYLPVPQERVFAAADGSRIPAFVFGPRNPDFTGPEGERPPFLVHVHGGPTGRSDAALDLTIAYFTSRGIGVVAVNYGGSTGYGRAFRERLREQWGVVDVGDCVAVAEALVAEGAADGARLGIRGGSAGGFTSAASITMTRTYAAATVKFPILDLATWTGAGGETHDFESQYLVGLVGPYPETEQRYRERSPITHAGSLAGPVLFLQGLEDQICPPEQADRFVAGLAGSGVGHAYLRFPGEQHGFRRAETIVTALEAELSFYGQVFGFATPDVAKLELSR
- a CDS encoding DUF3090 domain-containing protein — protein: MSRVIHVFRKPDRFVAGTVGEPGDRTFYLQASEDVRTVSVTIEKQQVVVLAERLGSLLEEVASRFGADVPTDVPDDQLDVDPLTVPVEEEFRVGTMGLGWDADSSAVVIELLAITEGEVDETVVLDDTEEGPDAVRVFLTPVGARAFAERADRVVNAGRKPCPLCGEPLDSTGHICPRQNGYRRDVDVAED
- a CDS encoding phosphotransferase, with protein sequence MAALLSDSLDTAARARLVDRFGAGVGPWCDALPDLVARLAQRWNLTVREARPGNTGRTLLCDGPDGPHVLKLCPDPGIAQAEATALLAWAGLPRVVQLLDTDLAAGAILLEGLVPGTTLTGTEIPWDEVRDLLGQLHEVAADGPFPTQLERVHAMFDLAERRLRGSRAEEHLPLDVLHAGRTRAETLATTGPVALVHGDLHPGNVLDAGPARGIVAIDPRPCVGDPALDGVDWAFLPLADGGTLDDGLARLPDPDRTRAWCVALAPLMAMGPLRRTGPTPFTDAVLALLP
- a CDS encoding M50 family metallopeptidase — protein: MRFFGFLPFPGEVEVMAGGGFFGSLTEAVEAPGQWLVLVTGLFAAAVSTGTFAFLTSEKDLLIGRANVLGTVFHESGHALASVVTGGGVYRIAITSADSGATWSWTRSLWSRTLTSVAGYAMPSLAGLGAAGLLRHGYAPAVLALTTLVMVLVLVVTRDLITFVAVVALGMVTFTVWRTAPGWVQNAVAYGETWLLLTSEIGGLAALVSNRVRHGLRHHTDDAAGLAELTSIPAFVWIAGWFVVIGWALEKAVPLLWP
- a CDS encoding SCO1664 family protein yields the protein MASTPPEPTDPAAREFVTHGRIDVEGRLVDASNVTLFCAIELDGVTGRVVYKPVSGERPLWDFPDGTLAGREVATAMIADASGLGTIPPTVLRDGPFGPGMVQLWVETAEDDDVVDVCAPDEVPEGWRTVLHAHDRLGDPAVLVHADHPGMRELAVLDVIVNNTDRKGGHLLAGTDGRVYGVDHGICLHTDPKLRTVLWGWIGERLGDDTAEKLRKLRSDLDGKLGADLGEHITTFEVRALSQRADFLLAEGVFPEPGDDWRAIPWPLF